The Salinicoccus sp. RF5 region ATTCCAGAACATGTTTGCGTTCTCCTACGGCATATTTTCATTGAGTGCAAAGAATGTCGGCAGGACGAAGGCACTGCTCGGTTATTTCAAGATGCCCATATTCTATGGGCTTGTCCTGGGACTCGCGTTCAACTATTTCAATATCCCGGTTCCGGAACCGGTCGAAACATCTCTAGACTATATGAGAAGCGCAATGATCGGACTCGTGGTCTTCATACTGGGAGCGCAGATTGCCGGCATCAAGTTCAGGCGGCTCAGATGGAGTGCCCTGACAGGTGCGTTGAGCCGGCTCCTCATCGGCCCGGTACTGGCAATTGGACTGCTGCTGCTCTTCAATGTTGAAGGGGTCGTGGCGCAGGCCATACTGATTACAACAGCCATGCCTGCAGCCGTCAACAGTGCAATCATCGCCCAGGAGTACAGCGATGATCCGGAGTACGCAGCGGAGATTGTGATGATGAGTACGCTGCTGAGTGCATTGACGGTCTCGAGCGTCATCTACATCGCCCTGGCCATATTCTGATTATTTATCAATCATGGGGGTGATATGGTAAAATGGGGTGAAGAATCAGAGCGAGGAGTTTTCTAAGATGGAAAATGCAAAAACCTATTTGAAGAATTATAATATGAATGATCTGAAGCGGTTGGCGCGTACAATATCAGTCAAGGGCTTTTCCAAGTACAAGAAGGATGAATTGATCGATGCGATCATAGAACAGCAGCATACTTCGGAGACGGCCACGTATGCCTACAAGTACATTGATGACCGTTCATTCAAGACATGGAAGGAATCTGCGGATCATCCCCAGGATTACTACAGGCTGGAAGACATCTTCGGGCTTTATATCATGGGCTATGCATTCGAGGACCCTGAGCGGGAGGACAATTTCTTCATCGTAGAAGGCGTACCCGGTCTTTTCGGTGAAGTGGACAGCGAAGAGAACCGTGAAGCGCGCCTTGAAATCCAGCGGAAGCTCAACCTCATCCGTGCGGCACTGCACCTGTACGGCATCGTCAGCTTCGATCAGCTCATCCACCTCTTCAGGAAATACTACAGTATGGACATGTCGGGAGAGGATATCGTAAAATTCCTCGAAAAATCACCGTACGACATCTCCATCGACCAGGACAAGCAGCAGATCGTCATCGACGACATGAACTATGCGCAATATGAGATGGTGCGTAAACTGCAGGGGGACAGGCCGTACTACGAACCTGAATTCGCCAAGTTCATCAAATTCAGCGATCCGAACTACATTGATGAATCGAAGCATCACAGACAGCTGAAGGAATGGGTGAAGGCGAACGTGGATGTGCCTGCAGGGAAGCACCACAGCATCTACATCTCACTGCTCCAGCTCATCATGCAGGGATCGAAACGTGATGAAATCGTCCAGTATCTGATGACATTGAATGTGGAATTCAGCAATGTGGAAACGCAGCGCGGCTTTTTCGATATGATCGCCGGCATCGTGGAAAATACACGGCACTTCAAATACCGGGGGCACAAGGAGTCGGAACTGAAGACGCAGACCGTCGTCAAAGAGGTCAAGGTCGGCAGGAACGATCCATGTCCATGCGGAAGCGGCAAGAAATATAAAAAATGCTGCGGCAGATGAATAAGAACAAGTCCTGTGAATAGAGCAGGACTTGTTTATATCTTGAGAAGATTGAAATTTCAAAAAAGGGGATCAGAAATGAACCATTACAGTTATCCATATATGAACCGGCGCTTCAGTACATACGCCAAAAACGGCATGGTCACAACGACACATCCGCTGGCCACGGAAGCAGGAATCGAAGTGATGAAGCAGGGCGGAAATGCCATGGACGCAGCCATCGCAACTGCGGCCACCCTGACGGTCGTAGAACCGACGAGCAACGGTATTGGAGGAGATGCCTTCATGATAGCCTGGATGAACGGCAGGCTGCACGGGATGAATGCAAGTGGACGTTCACCGGGGAAATTGAGCATGGAAGAAATCCGGAAAAGGGGCTTCAGCGAAATGCCGAAATTCGGCTGGCTGCCGGTGAATGTGCCAGGTGTGCCGAAGGCATGGGCGACACTCATCAATGACTTCGGTAACCTGACACTGAAGGAAGTGCTGGCGCCAGCCATCCGTGCAGCAAGTGAAGGATTTGCGATAACACCGGTCACAGCGAAATATTGGCAGGCGGCCTATGACAACTACAGCAGGGAGGCCGAGGACTTCGAGGAGATCAAACCATGGCTCGATGTCTTCGGCACAGTTTCAGCTGGTGAGATAAAGACATTGCCGCATCATGCAGAAACGCTTCGGGACATTGCAGAAACTGACGGGAAAAGTGTGTATGAAGGCGCGCTTGCAGACAGGATCATCCGCTACAGCAATGAAACGGGCGGACTTCTCTCCCATGAGGACCTCGAAGGTTTCGAAGTGGATTACGTGGAGCCGGTCAGCATCGGCTATAAGGGGTATGAAATCCACGAGATTCCACCAAACGGTCAGGGGATCACTGCACTGATGGCGCTTGGCATGTTGAAGGATGATACGTTCGGTGCCCTTGATGCGCGTACATACCATCATCAGATTGAGGCCATCAAGCAGGCGTTCGCTGACACGACGACATACGTTGCCGACCCCGAACATATGAAGGTGGGCGTCTCCCAACTGCTTGACGCAGCATATTTGAAGGCGCGCCGCGATGAGATCAAGGAAGAAGCAGAATTGAGGCATCATGGGGACCTGCCCGAGGGCGGCACCGTCTACCTGGCGACAGCGGATAAAGAAGGGAACATGGTCTCCTACATCCAGAGCAACTACATGGGCTTCGGTTCCGGTGTCGTCATTCCGGAAACGGGATTCGCCCTCCATAATAGGGGGCACAATTTCTCGATGGACGAGAATCACGCCAATTTTGTCGAAGGCGGAAAGAAGCCCTTCCATACAATCATTCCGGGCTTCATTACGAAAGGTGGGCAACCCGTCGGACCGTTCGGCGTGATGGGTGCCTTCATGCAGCCGCAGGGGCATCTGCAGGTGGCGATGAACCTGATCGACTACGATATGAACCCGCAGAGTGCACTCGATGCGCCTAGGTGGCAGTTCAAGTCCGGCATGGATGTCGAGGTCGAGGACCGGTTTGATCCGGATATCGCCCGCGCACTTGCCAGGCGCGGACACAAGATCAGCGTGAACCTCGAACCGAACAGTTTCGGACGGGGGCAGGTCATCATACGTGGGGAGGATGGTGCCCTGATCGGCGGCACCGAATCCCGGACAGATGGCTCAATATCCATATACTAGGAGAAGACGATGCATTTTAAAATTTTTTGGGTATTTTTCAAAGTAGGCATGCTCGGGTATGGCGGGGGACCGTCCTCCATCCCCCTTGTACATAAGGAAGTCGTCGATACGCACAAGTGGATGACGGATGAAGCGTTCCAGGACGCACTCGCAATCGGTAACGTACTGCCGGGACCAATAGCGACGAAGCTCGGCGGCTATATCGGATATCTCCAGAAAGGGTGGCTGGGCCTTGCCAATGCAGTGTTCGCAACGATCCTGCCGACCATCATACTGATGATCATCCTGCTGAAGCTCTTCACCGAATTCAAGGATCTCGGATGGGTCCAGGGGATGAGCGATGGTGTCATGCCGGTGGTCGGCGTCATGCTGGCGATACTCACCTATGAATTCCTCGCCAAGGCAAAGGCACGGACGACATGGCAGTTCATCATACTGTTCACGCTCATCGCCTTCCTCCTGCTGGTGGTGCTTGAAATCCACCCGGCCATCATTATCCTCGTCATCGTAGTATTCAGTCTCTTCAGGAAGGAGGGACGCATATGATCTATCTGCAGATATTCCTCGCCTTCTTCATCCCAGGGATTCTGGGTTACGGCGGGGGACCGGCTTCAATTCCGCTGGTGGAGCAGGAAGTGGTGCAGAACTATGAATGGATGGATTCCCAGGAGTTTGCGGAAGTGCTTGCACTGGGCAATGCACTGCCGGGGCCGATAGCGACGAAGATGGCCGGCTTCATCGGTTTTGAAGTTGGTGGCGTCCTCGGTTCGGTGGTGGCGGTCACTGCGACGGTGATGCCGTCACTGATGCTCATGGTCTTTCTTGCAGGACTGCTCTACAGGTTGAAGGGGACGAAGAAGTTCGAAACGCTGACGACGCTGATTCGTCCGGTCATCGCGATTCTGCTCGGCATCATCGCATACGACTTCTTCAGCAACGCCTTCACGGATTCAGGCAGTCTGCATACCATCATATTGATTGTGGCGAGCTTCCTGATGCTGACGAAGTTCAAGGTCCACCCTGCACTGGTCATCATTTTCGGGCTGGTCTATGGTGCATTGCTCCTGTAGGTGAATTGAATATTGGCATAGAAAAAAGGAATTGGGATCCAAGGGGATCCTAATTCCTTTTTCTTCTGAATCTTCTCATGATGCCTTTGATGAATATGTCAGCGCCTTCTATCTTCAATAGATATACTGCAGAGAAATACAGCAGAACCGTCACAGCCACCGCAAGGATCAGGCTGATATTCAGTCCGAGTGATGCTTCAAATGCATTATACAGCACCAGGCCGATGAGCGTTGAGCCGCCTGCTGCCATAATGATCTTCATAACCGAAGGGACCAGCATCGTCAGGTTCAGGCGCCCGAGCTTCCTGCGGAGCCCCTGTGTGAGCAGGACGACGGTAATCAGGGCTGAAATGCTTGTGGCCAGGGCGAGCCCCCCGATGCCGAGCAGTGGGGCGAGCGCAAAGTTCAGGCCGACATTTATGCCCATGCCGATTGCACTGTTGATCATCGGGGACTTCGTATCCTGCAGGGCATAGAATACGCGGGTCAGAATCAGATTGACTCCGGTTCCGATCAGGCCGATGGAATAGAAGAAGAAGGCGGAAGTCGTGAGTGTGACTGCCGTCTCATCAAATGCACCCCGGCCGAACAGGAAGCGGACGATCGGTTCGGCGAATGCCAGGGCACCCGCCGTGACGGGGATGATCAGCAGCAATACGCCGATGATCGTCTGGTTCATCGTATACTTCAGGCCGTCCATATCGCCTTTCGCGGCTTTTCTGGAGATGTCCGGATAGAAGACCGTCACGAACGAGGAGACGAATATGCCGAGAAAGGCGGTGTTCATCGTATTGGCGTAGTTGAGGGAGGAGATGCCCCCCACTGATATCCAGGAAGCCAATGAACGGTCCACCAGCCGGTTGATCTGGGAAACACTCGACCCCAGTATGACCGGGAAGGCGAGGGCGGCCATCTCCTTGATGTGCCTGTCTTTTGGCTGGAATACAGCCTGGAACCTGAAGGCATATCTGTATGCGACGATAACGATGATGAGGAACTGTATGAACAGTGCGATGACATTTGCCATGGCAAGTACATAGATCCACTCCGTCCTGCTGCTGATGGCGATGGCGGCGATCAGCACCAGGTTCATTGGAATGCCGATCAGCGAAGGTACGGCAAATATCTTCTTATAGTTCAGGTATGCGCTCAGGATGCGGATGATGATTGTAAAGTAGACGCCAAAAATGCTGAATCGGGTGAACATCACTGCGAGTGCAAGCGTCTCCCCTTCGAATCCGATGGCGAATATCTTCACCAGGTAT contains the following coding sequences:
- a CDS encoding chromate transporter: MHFKIFWVFFKVGMLGYGGGPSSIPLVHKEVVDTHKWMTDEAFQDALAIGNVLPGPIATKLGGYIGYLQKGWLGLANAVFATILPTIILMIILLKLFTEFKDLGWVQGMSDGVMPVVGVMLAILTYEFLAKAKARTTWQFIILFTLIAFLLLVVLEIHPAIIILVIVVFSLFRKEGRI
- a CDS encoding chromate transporter; this translates as MIYLQIFLAFFIPGILGYGGGPASIPLVEQEVVQNYEWMDSQEFAEVLALGNALPGPIATKMAGFIGFEVGGVLGSVVAVTATVMPSLMLMVFLAGLLYRLKGTKKFETLTTLIRPVIAILLGIIAYDFFSNAFTDSGSLHTIILIVASFLMLTKFKVHPALVIIFGLVYGALLL
- the murJ gene encoding murein biosynthesis integral membrane protein MurJ, which produces MKKAVILLMVLTIVSKVSGFLRDLTLAYFYGASEISDVFLLAISIPTIVFGVIAAGISTGYIPLYSRIENKLGERAGIEYTNNLINVLMVFTTVLVALALIFTEYLVKIFAIGFEGETLALAVMFTRFSIFGVYFTIIIRILSAYLNYKKIFAVPSLIGIPMNLVLIAAIAISSRTEWIYVLAMANVIALFIQFLIIVIVAYRYAFRFQAVFQPKDRHIKEMAALAFPVILGSSVSQINRLVDRSLASWISVGGISSLNYANTMNTAFLGIFVSSFVTVFYPDISRKAAKGDMDGLKYTMNQTIIGVLLLIIPVTAGALAFAEPIVRFLFGRGAFDETAVTLTTSAFFFYSIGLIGTGVNLILTRVFYALQDTKSPMINSAIGMGINVGLNFALAPLLGIGGLALATSISALITVVLLTQGLRRKLGRLNLTMLVPSVMKIIMAAGGSTLIGLVLYNAFEASLGLNISLILAVAVTVLLYFSAVYLLKIEGADIFIKGIMRRFRRKRN
- a CDS encoding Rho termination factor N-terminal domain-containing protein, which produces MENAKTYLKNYNMNDLKRLARTISVKGFSKYKKDELIDAIIEQQHTSETATYAYKYIDDRSFKTWKESADHPQDYYRLEDIFGLYIMGYAFEDPEREDNFFIVEGVPGLFGEVDSEENREARLEIQRKLNLIRAALHLYGIVSFDQLIHLFRKYYSMDMSGEDIVKFLEKSPYDISIDQDKQQIVIDDMNYAQYEMVRKLQGDRPYYEPEFAKFIKFSDPNYIDESKHHRQLKEWVKANVDVPAGKHHSIYISLLQLIMQGSKRDEIVQYLMTLNVEFSNVETQRGFFDMIAGIVENTRHFKYRGHKESELKTQTVVKEVKVGRNDPCPCGSGKKYKKCCGR
- a CDS encoding gamma-glutamyltransferase family protein, encoding MNHYSYPYMNRRFSTYAKNGMVTTTHPLATEAGIEVMKQGGNAMDAAIATAATLTVVEPTSNGIGGDAFMIAWMNGRLHGMNASGRSPGKLSMEEIRKRGFSEMPKFGWLPVNVPGVPKAWATLINDFGNLTLKEVLAPAIRAASEGFAITPVTAKYWQAAYDNYSREAEDFEEIKPWLDVFGTVSAGEIKTLPHHAETLRDIAETDGKSVYEGALADRIIRYSNETGGLLSHEDLEGFEVDYVEPVSIGYKGYEIHEIPPNGQGITALMALGMLKDDTFGALDARTYHHQIEAIKQAFADTTTYVADPEHMKVGVSQLLDAAYLKARRDEIKEEAELRHHGDLPEGGTVYLATADKEGNMVSYIQSNYMGFGSGVVIPETGFALHNRGHNFSMDENHANFVEGGKKPFHTIIPGFITKGGQPVGPFGVMGAFMQPQGHLQVAMNLIDYDMNPQSALDAPRWQFKSGMDVEVEDRFDPDIARALARRGHKISVNLEPNSFGRGQVIIRGEDGALIGGTESRTDGSISIY
- a CDS encoding AEC family transporter, which codes for MNEFIFIFINIILPIGLIVATGYVIQLKFDLDRSTLAKLSIHYVMPAFIFMSLYESSIDFALLINVMLFLIIYAAASFIIVKLIARLLGLSRDRTVLFTNSNLFYNAGNYGVPVNDLVFRSDPYAMSIQVMIVVFQNMFAFSYGIFSLSAKNVGRTKALLGYFKMPIFYGLVLGLAFNYFNIPVPEPVETSLDYMRSAMIGLVVFILGAQIAGIKFRRLRWSALTGALSRLLIGPVLAIGLLLLFNVEGVVAQAILITTAMPAAVNSAIIAQEYSDDPEYAAEIVMMSTLLSALTVSSVIYIALAIF